Proteins encoded in a region of the Thermocaproicibacter melissae genome:
- a CDS encoding M56 family metallopeptidase codes for MADQFLTVLNMSLTASYVILFIILVRLPLKKTPKVISYALWSAAAFRLLCPVSFESVLSLVPRAVSPVSQNIAGQQTTRIGGGISAAHSLQATTAAASVNPSQVCAQIGSYIWLVGIAAMLIYSVVSTLILKKNLKNARCIESNLYEANNLKTPFVLGLFRPKIMIPSGLSTEEKSYIIRHEQTHIRRFDHVVKLLAYLILSIHWFNPLVWIAFVLMSTDMELSCDERVLKEMGGEIKKAYSMSLLSLATEKRMISGSALAFGEGNVRARIKNVLNYKKPAFWSVVIAVVAVIGIGVGLVANPRINAAGKSSTAVSNAVQDIYRYRTQYVGDNSKVANISYRLQMPKSLTHTGIELYTSKAPYSLNIVYKTTPAVRASFSKDENQTVFDQNAILMFALIKNADSVRFVINDGKQDLIIKRTRDWANKKMAKDVWESSSTVEKFTALYQEIFVSTKK; via the coding sequence GTGGCAGATCAATTTCTGACAGTTTTAAACATGAGCCTGACCGCGAGCTATGTGATTCTTTTTATTATTCTCGTTCGGCTGCCGCTGAAAAAGACGCCGAAAGTCATTTCGTATGCCCTCTGGAGTGCGGCGGCTTTCAGACTTTTGTGCCCCGTTTCCTTTGAAAGTGTTCTGAGCCTGGTTCCAAGAGCTGTCTCGCCGGTTTCGCAGAATATTGCGGGTCAACAGACAACGAGGATTGGCGGCGGAATCAGCGCGGCACACTCGCTGCAAGCGACGACTGCCGCGGCAAGCGTGAATCCGTCCCAAGTCTGCGCACAAATCGGTTCCTATATCTGGCTTGTCGGAATTGCAGCTATGCTGATTTACAGTGTTGTTTCGACGCTGATACTAAAAAAGAACCTCAAGAATGCGCGTTGTATCGAGAGTAATCTATATGAAGCCAACAATCTGAAAACGCCGTTCGTGCTTGGCTTATTCAGGCCGAAAATTATGATACCCTCAGGGCTTTCGACGGAAGAAAAGAGCTATATCATTCGGCATGAGCAGACACACATTCGCAGGTTCGACCACGTTGTAAAGCTCCTTGCGTATTTGATTCTGAGTATCCATTGGTTTAACCCGCTGGTGTGGATTGCGTTTGTTCTGATGAGCACGGATATGGAGCTTTCCTGCGATGAGCGCGTGCTGAAAGAAATGGGCGGAGAAATTAAAAAAGCTTATTCGATGTCGCTTTTATCGCTGGCGACAGAAAAGCGCATGATCAGCGGCAGCGCCCTTGCTTTCGGCGAGGGAAATGTTCGAGCCCGCATAAAAAATGTGCTGAATTATAAAAAGCCCGCTTTTTGGAGTGTAGTGATTGCCGTAGTTGCTGTTATCGGTATCGGGGTTGGGCTTGTGGCCAATCCGAGAATCAATGCGGCCGGCAAAAGCAGTACCGCCGTAAGCAATGCTGTCCAAGACATCTATCGATACCGCACCCAATATGTCGGCGACAACAGCAAGGTCGCCAATATCTCGTATCGACTGCAGATGCCGAAATCGCTAACACACACGGGAATTGAACTGTATACGAGCAAGGCTCCGTATTCTCTTAACATTGTTTACAAGACAACGCCCGCGGTCAGGGCCTCTTTTTCAAAGGACGAGAACCAAACCGTTTTCGACCAGAACGCCATTTTGATGTTTGCGTTAATCAAAAATGCAGACTCCGTGAGGTTTGTGATCAATGACGGCAAGCAAGATTTGATTATTAAGCGAACGAGGGATTGGGCAAACAAAAAGATGGCAAAAGATGTCTGGGAGAGTTCTTCCACGGTGGAGAAGTTTACTGCGCTTTATCAGGAAATCTTTGTGAGCACGAAGAAATGA
- a CDS encoding BlaI/MecI/CopY family transcriptional regulator: MNDYRLARSEAKFADLIWQHEPIGSGELVKLCEKEMHWKKSTTYTVLKKLCDKGIFQNENAVVSSLIKKDEFYARQSRRFVEDTFNGSLPKFLAAFIGGKKISARQAEELKKLIDEHKEE, encoded by the coding sequence ATGAATGACTACAGGCTTGCTCGAAGCGAAGCAAAATTTGCCGACTTAATCTGGCAGCATGAACCGATTGGGTCTGGTGAACTGGTAAAGCTATGTGAGAAAGAAATGCACTGGAAAAAGTCCACCACATATACGGTTCTTAAGAAATTGTGCGACAAAGGCATTTTTCAAAATGAAAACGCGGTTGTATCCTCTTTAATCAAAAAAGACGAGTTTTATGCCAGACAAAGCAGACGTTTCGTGGAAGATACCTTTAACGGGTCACTCCCCAAATTCCTTGCAGCCTTCATCGGCGGCAAGAAAATCAGCGCTCGTCAGGCCGAGGAACTCAAGAAACTGATTGACGAACACAAGGAGGAATAA
- a CDS encoding ImmA/IrrE family metallo-endopeptidase, with protein MLERAYNFLRVLLQNSKNWYIIHKNALKNHENYSLTKSNFPVYNLTNANANEGAHTDNMHQVNDEEIKNMVEKVLKETDLNVAPIAIVSIANFYGFSVYEMPMDDSVSGLIMADDKNIEGFDAKQIIVVNSKHSSTRKRFTIAHELGHYFIQNKPSHCFAHRDAGNYSLEERYANNFASTLLMPEDEIIREVGNFKKTKIGEQPDSELINYIANEFDVSQSAAAIRLKKLHII; from the coding sequence GTGTTGGAAAGAGCATATAATTTTTTGCGTGTGCTATTGCAAAATTCCAAAAATTGGTATATTATTCATAAAAACGCATTGAAAAATCATGAAAATTACTCATTAACAAAAAGTAATTTTCCAGTATATAATTTAACCAATGCTAACGCAAATGAGGGGGCGCATACCGACAATATGCATCAGGTAAACGACGAAGAAATCAAAAATATGGTTGAGAAAGTACTAAAAGAGACGGACTTAAATGTTGCGCCGATTGCAATTGTGTCGATTGCAAATTTCTACGGATTTTCCGTCTATGAAATGCCGATGGACGACAGTGTTTCCGGACTTATTATGGCCGATGATAAAAATATCGAAGGGTTTGACGCGAAACAGATTATTGTCGTAAATTCCAAACATTCATCCACAAGAAAACGCTTTACGATTGCACACGAATTAGGCCACTATTTTATTCAGAATAAACCTTCGCACTGCTTTGCTCACAGAGATGCCGGAAATTACAGTTTGGAAGAAAGATACGCGAACAATTTTGCTTCGACTCTTTTAATGCCGGAGGATGAAATAATCCGTGAGGTAGGCAATTTTAAGAAAACTAAGATTGGAGAGCAGCCAGATTCTGAGTTGATTAATTATATTGCCAATGAGTTCGATGTATCCCAGTCGGCAGCGGCAATACGGCTGAAAAAATTACACATTATTTAA
- a CDS encoding aminotransferase class I/II-fold pyridoxal phosphate-dependent enzyme, with protein MYPYFKIDARIEETAKKAEELARPYFKRIEETVDWNEQKMLAAFVKNGVSESHFAASTGYGYDDRGRDTLDRVFADALGAEDALVRHNFVSGTHALTVALFGVLRPGDTMLCVTGMPYDTLRSVIGITGNGNGSLKEFGIHYEQVDLTPEGHPDYEEIARRVKPGLRMVYIQRSRGYALRPSLFVEEIEKIASIVKSKASDCIVMVDNCYGEFVQRDEPVSHGADLMAGSLIKNPGGGIAPTGGYIAGRKDLVESCAYRLTTPGTGREIGATLGNNRELFMGAFHAPVTTGEALKTAVFTAALFHLFGYEVTPRYDEPRADIIQTVELGDEESLIAFCRGVQKGAPVDSFVTPEPWDMPGYDCKIIMAAGAFTLGASIELSADAPLREPYAAWMQGGLNYPSGRLGAMLAAQSMLEQGILRI; from the coding sequence TTGTATCCATATTTTAAGATTGATGCGCGCATCGAAGAGACGGCAAAAAAAGCAGAAGAACTTGCCCGACCGTATTTCAAAAGAATTGAAGAAACGGTGGACTGGAACGAGCAGAAAATGCTTGCGGCCTTTGTGAAAAACGGCGTGAGCGAGAGTCATTTCGCGGCATCTACGGGATACGGCTACGACGACCGCGGGCGCGATACGCTCGATCGCGTTTTTGCCGATGCGCTCGGCGCGGAAGATGCACTTGTGCGCCATAATTTCGTCAGCGGTACGCACGCGCTGACGGTCGCCCTGTTCGGCGTGCTGCGCCCGGGGGATACGATGCTCTGCGTCACGGGCATGCCGTATGACACGCTCCGTTCGGTCATCGGCATTACGGGGAACGGCAACGGTTCGCTGAAGGAATTTGGGATACACTACGAGCAGGTGGACCTCACGCCGGAGGGACATCCGGATTATGAGGAAATCGCGCGGCGCGTGAAGCCCGGCCTGCGCATGGTATATATTCAGCGTTCACGCGGCTATGCCCTTCGTCCTTCGCTTTTCGTGGAGGAGATTGAAAAAATCGCTTCCATTGTCAAGAGTAAGGCGTCCGACTGCATTGTGATGGTGGACAACTGCTACGGCGAGTTCGTCCAGAGGGACGAGCCTGTTTCGCACGGTGCCGACCTGATGGCAGGTTCGCTGATTAAAAACCCGGGCGGCGGCATTGCGCCCACGGGCGGATATATCGCAGGGCGCAAGGACCTTGTGGAAAGCTGTGCTTATCGCCTGACAACGCCGGGAACCGGCCGCGAAATAGGCGCAACGCTCGGCAACAACCGCGAGCTTTTCATGGGTGCGTTCCATGCGCCGGTTACGACCGGCGAAGCCTTAAAGACGGCGGTATTTACGGCGGCACTGTTCCATTTGTTCGGCTACGAGGTAACGCCGCGGTATGACGAGCCGAGAGCAGACATCATCCAGACCGTGGAGCTTGGCGACGAGGAATCGCTCATTGCGTTCTGCCGCGGCGTACAAAAGGGCGCCCCGGTGGATTCTTTCGTAACTCCTGAGCCGTGGGATATGCCGGGTTACGACTGCAAAATCATCATGGCGGCAGGCGCGTTTACGCTTGGCGCTTCCATTGAACTTTCCGCGGACGCACCGCTCCGCGAGCCTTATGCCGCGTGGATGCAGGGAGGACTCAACTATCCGAGCGGCCGCCTTGGCGCGATGCTCGCTGCGCAGTCTATGCTGGAGCAGGGAATCCTTCGCATTTAA
- a CDS encoding GNAT family N-acetyltransferase, with the protein MLKILTDNAPDVSPETPFGCRIASAAATYGQSGPFEQFWVQDGGTVLAKIDDIALIEEKDGMDAEEVLAFLRTLDVKKFSCSEETAKHLGLAPSAWGEIMVLHAQNHKEEAYADVRFDPSPREIYSVLKQSETNTFRVPEFEPFYMDLSYRTRHGAALSAGVYQGARLVSCAVCTAMTERAAVISAVACVPGLRRHGYGRTAVNALAGRLKRENIYIFRAEGENEEFYRSLGFESYGRWVEVDFQNT; encoded by the coding sequence ATGCTGAAAATTTTAACTGACAACGCACCGGACGTATCTCCGGAGACACCGTTTGGCTGCAGAATCGCTTCGGCGGCGGCAACTTACGGACAAAGTGGACCGTTTGAGCAGTTCTGGGTTCAGGACGGCGGAACGGTACTGGCAAAAATTGATGACATTGCGCTCATTGAGGAAAAAGACGGGATGGATGCGGAAGAGGTTCTCGCTTTTCTTCGTACGCTCGACGTCAAAAAATTTTCCTGCTCTGAGGAAACGGCAAAGCACTTGGGGCTTGCCCCGTCCGCTTGGGGCGAAATCATGGTATTGCATGCACAAAACCACAAGGAAGAAGCCTACGCCGATGTTCGATTCGACCCAAGCCCGCGGGAAATTTACTCGGTCCTCAAACAATCGGAAACCAATACCTTCCGTGTGCCCGAGTTTGAGCCGTTTTACATGGACCTTTCCTACCGTACAAGGCACGGCGCAGCTCTTTCCGCCGGCGTTTACCAAGGCGCGCGGCTTGTCTCCTGCGCTGTCTGCACCGCTATGACGGAGCGCGCAGCGGTGATTTCCGCAGTTGCGTGTGTGCCGGGGCTTCGCCGCCATGGCTATGGCAGAACGGCTGTGAACGCACTTGCGGGCAGGCTGAAACGCGAGAACATCTACATTTTCCGGGCGGAAGGCGAAAACGAGGAATTCTACCGCTCACTCGGCTTTGAATCTTATGGACGCTGGGTCGAAGTCGATTTTCAGAATACTTAA
- a CDS encoding M42 family metallopeptidase, with amino-acid sequence MADWELLKKLSEARGVSGHEDEVREIILEEIRPYAEKIEVTPLGNIIAFRKGKNRAPKKLMISAHMDEVGLIVTHITDDGLLKFSTVGGIDRRVLPGKSVTIGKNVHGVVGLKPIHVLKKDEREKSVPLEELYIDIGALTREEAQAAVLPGDTATFDSVFQAENGTIMGRALDDRAGCAILIELMRCEPKYDTVFAFVVQEEVGLNGAKTAAYSVEPDAAIVVEATTAADVPGVEEAKQVCRLGSGPAVSFMDRRTVYDREYYRLAFRAAEKAGVKCQAKQAATGGNDAGAIHPSRGGVRTAAVSLPCRYLHSAVGIISQEDYFAALKLIETLAELIEEERPE; translated from the coding sequence ATGGCGGACTGGGAACTGCTGAAAAAGCTGAGCGAGGCGCGCGGCGTTTCGGGACATGAGGACGAGGTGCGAGAAATCATTCTCGAGGAAATCCGCCCCTACGCGGAGAAAATCGAGGTCACCCCGCTGGGAAACATCATCGCCTTCCGAAAAGGGAAAAATCGTGCGCCGAAAAAGCTGATGATCAGCGCGCACATGGACGAGGTGGGCCTGATCGTGACGCATATCACGGACGACGGCCTTCTGAAATTCAGCACCGTCGGCGGAATCGACCGCCGCGTGCTCCCCGGAAAATCGGTGACCATCGGGAAAAACGTGCACGGCGTTGTGGGCCTGAAGCCCATTCATGTCCTGAAGAAAGACGAGCGCGAAAAAAGTGTTCCGCTTGAGGAACTTTACATCGACATCGGAGCTTTGACGCGCGAAGAGGCGCAGGCGGCTGTGCTGCCGGGCGATACGGCGACGTTCGACTCTGTCTTTCAGGCGGAAAATGGTACCATCATGGGGCGCGCGCTCGACGACCGCGCGGGCTGTGCAATCCTGATTGAGCTGATGCGCTGCGAGCCAAAATACGACACCGTGTTTGCGTTTGTGGTTCAAGAGGAAGTCGGCCTGAACGGGGCAAAGACAGCCGCTTATTCCGTTGAGCCGGACGCTGCCATTGTGGTGGAGGCCACCACGGCGGCGGATGTGCCCGGGGTGGAAGAAGCGAAGCAGGTGTGCCGTTTGGGCAGCGGCCCTGCCGTTTCGTTTATGGACCGCCGCACCGTTTATGACCGTGAATATTACCGTTTGGCGTTTCGAGCGGCGGAGAAAGCGGGCGTGAAATGTCAGGCAAAGCAGGCGGCTACCGGAGGAAACGACGCCGGAGCGATTCATCCGTCGCGCGGCGGCGTGAGAACGGCTGCTGTTTCGCTGCCTTGCCGCTATCTGCACTCCGCAGTGGGTATTATCAGCCAAGAGGACTATTTTGCTGCACTAAAGCTTATTGAAACACTTGCAGAATTGATCGAAGAAGAAAGGCCGGAATAA